A DNA window from Bradyrhizobium sp. CCBAU 53421 contains the following coding sequences:
- a CDS encoding MBL fold metallo-hydrolase, with protein sequence MRRIFAAVTAAMIFATLSISARAAPCLVVTLTGTQGGPTVFNGQAGAGTLVSYGDDSNACAAVRLQFDAGRGTSMRLSQINVTPVQLSAIFLTHIHGDHTEGLPDVLALRWYLKGPKVDVVCSADTATRSGSINSCRNYVTHIADAFIGSGEVAERLSEDRERLAGGPAELANVLTFEPKEEPQLVWTSGDVKVSAIRSTHIAGHASYRVDTPAGSVVIGGDASNDTPAPPRSHSTSDQVERLAQGTDVIVHSAIHPVLGPDRGSGFPGPIFYRQSLATDLGAMAKRVGAKYLMLTHLAPSLGTARHNRWPVPGGPLSDADYRRAVEESGYTGKTIAGTDLTTLRLPLQ encoded by the coding sequence ATGAGACGAATTTTTGCGGCTGTGACAGCGGCGATGATTTTCGCGACTCTGTCGATCTCCGCACGAGCTGCGCCCTGCCTTGTTGTGACACTGACGGGCACCCAAGGTGGGCCAACAGTGTTCAACGGTCAGGCCGGTGCTGGAACATTGGTGAGCTATGGTGATGACAGTAACGCCTGCGCAGCCGTCAGGCTCCAATTCGATGCCGGTCGTGGCACGAGCATGCGGCTTTCGCAGATCAACGTGACCCCCGTTCAACTCAGTGCAATCTTCCTCACGCATATCCATGGTGACCACACCGAAGGATTGCCCGACGTGCTGGCTTTGCGCTGGTACCTCAAGGGCCCAAAGGTCGACGTCGTATGCAGCGCAGACACAGCCACGCGGTCCGGGTCAATCAACAGTTGCCGAAACTATGTCACCCATATTGCCGATGCATTTATTGGGTCCGGTGAGGTCGCCGAGCGGCTGTCCGAGGATCGCGAGCGCCTTGCGGGCGGACCCGCGGAATTGGCTAATGTGCTGACCTTCGAGCCGAAGGAGGAGCCCCAACTCGTTTGGACGTCCGGCGACGTAAAAGTTAGTGCCATCCGTTCAACGCACATCGCGGGGCACGCGTCCTACCGCGTAGATACACCGGCTGGCAGTGTCGTTATCGGCGGCGACGCCAGCAACGACACGCCGGCTCCGCCCCGATCCCACTCCACGTCAGATCAGGTCGAACGGTTGGCGCAGGGAACCGATGTCATCGTACATTCGGCGATACATCCAGTACTGGGTCCTGACCGGGGCAGCGGCTTTCCCGGGCCGATTTTCTATCGGCAGAGCCTAGCCACCGACCTTGGCGCAATGGCAAAACGAGTGGGCGCGAAGTACTTGATGTTGACTCACCTTGCTCCCTCGCTCGGTACTGCCCGGCACAACCGCTGGCCTGTGCCGGGCGGCCCTCTCTCGGACGCAGATTACCGCAGGGCCGTTGAAGAAAGCGGCTATACGGGGAAGACCATCGCGGGCACTGACCTGACCACACTTCGGTTACCGCTGCAGTGA
- a CDS encoding amidase family protein: MNDTTATPSQEVMDLPSLGLAAAAAAIRKGEITSEAYTSALLLRARTLAELNAFITIDEAAVLTAARDADKARAAGSTVPLLGVPLGVKDSYLTEGLPTSLGLDCLAHFVPHEDADAVRAIKDAGAFVFGKNNLVEMSYGLTGHNARYGQVKNPHARGRVSGGSSSGSAASVAAGLVPASLGGDTVGSIRVPASFCGVVGFKPTTGRWPRNGVAPISHTLDTTGAFARSVEDCVLLDHVVTGEQTAEFSDGHDLKGVRLAFAPRQFLELVDSEVEIRFLEVVRRLQDAGAEIVEVDLGNDFNVLVQTATWGIFAHETMGAISEFLRRHDIPTTFEAIYDGLKPQLRQAWGHIVLPGGAGATSVEAYQSALNVSRPEIQRRLDTAFVARGAQAILQPTTPCTAPLIEEQATVQIAGQVVSYLALANHTVSASSVGMPGINLPVGSSRAGLPIGLELDAPLGSDLTLLVLARRLEGILGYKSTAI; encoded by the coding sequence ATGAACGACACCACCGCCACTCCAAGCCAAGAAGTCATGGATCTCCCCTCGCTGGGGCTCGCAGCCGCTGCAGCCGCCATTCGTAAGGGCGAGATCACGTCGGAGGCCTACACTTCGGCACTTCTACTTCGCGCCCGAACGCTTGCGGAACTTAACGCCTTCATCACAATCGATGAGGCCGCCGTGTTGACGGCTGCGAGAGACGCAGACAAAGCACGTGCGGCCGGATCGACAGTTCCGCTACTCGGCGTGCCGCTCGGGGTGAAAGATAGTTATTTGACAGAAGGACTACCGACGAGCCTCGGACTGGATTGCCTCGCTCACTTCGTGCCGCACGAGGATGCCGACGCCGTCCGTGCCATCAAGGATGCGGGCGCGTTCGTTTTCGGCAAGAATAACCTAGTCGAGATGTCCTATGGCTTGACCGGTCACAACGCACGTTACGGCCAGGTCAAGAACCCGCACGCACGAGGTCGCGTGTCGGGCGGCTCCTCGAGCGGCTCCGCCGCATCGGTGGCCGCCGGCCTCGTTCCGGCGTCGCTGGGCGGTGACACCGTTGGCTCGATCCGGGTACCCGCATCGTTCTGTGGCGTCGTGGGGTTCAAGCCAACCACCGGACGGTGGCCGCGCAACGGCGTTGCTCCGATCTCTCACACGCTCGACACCACGGGCGCATTCGCTCGAAGCGTCGAGGACTGCGTGTTGCTGGATCACGTTGTGACTGGCGAACAGACTGCGGAATTTTCCGACGGCCATGATCTAAAGGGAGTCCGACTCGCCTTCGCACCTCGCCAGTTCCTGGAACTTGTGGATTCGGAAGTCGAAATCCGCTTCCTCGAAGTGGTTCGACGGCTGCAGGATGCTGGCGCCGAAATCGTCGAGGTCGACCTTGGCAATGATTTCAACGTCCTCGTCCAAACCGCGACATGGGGCATCTTCGCCCATGAGACGATGGGCGCGATTTCGGAGTTCCTTCGCCGCCACGACATTCCTACTACGTTCGAGGCCATTTACGATGGGCTCAAGCCCCAACTTCGGCAGGCGTGGGGACACATCGTGCTGCCGGGCGGCGCAGGCGCCACCTCCGTAGAGGCCTATCAGTCCGCGCTCAACGTGAGCCGGCCTGAAATCCAGCGCCGCCTCGACACGGCCTTCGTCGCTCGTGGGGCGCAGGCCATTCTGCAACCGACCACGCCGTGCACGGCGCCTTTGATCGAAGAGCAAGCGACCGTCCAAATCGCGGGGCAGGTCGTCAGCTACCTCGCTTTGGCGAACCACACCGTGTCGGCGAGCAGCGTGGGGATGCCGGGAATCAATCTACCTGTCGGCTCGTCCCGCGCTGGCCTGCCGATTGGCCTCGAGCTTGACGCCCCGCTCGGGAGCGACCTGACGCTCTTGGTCCTTGCCCGCAGGCTCGAAGGTATCCTGGGCTACAAGTCGACAGCGATCTAA
- a CDS encoding TetR/AcrR family transcriptional regulator — MRFEKGHKAATRRHIVDVASKCMRRDGISAAGIAGIMGEAGLTKGAFSPHFESKDELVREALASALGGQQHCLEDQLKGLDLEGAIRQYLNRAHLKDRADGCPSAALLPEIARQPLSTRQDYEKALRRYVATLAALLPGADSTANHRRATAIFGLMVGTLQFARAVPDAREAQQILDGGVEAAMHLARPPSA, encoded by the coding sequence ATGCGATTCGAGAAGGGTCACAAGGCGGCGACGCGACGGCACATCGTCGATGTGGCATCGAAGTGCATGCGCCGGGACGGCATCTCTGCGGCCGGCATTGCGGGGATTATGGGCGAGGCCGGCCTGACCAAAGGGGCCTTTTCTCCGCACTTCGAGTCGAAGGACGAGCTTGTTCGCGAGGCGCTGGCGAGCGCGCTGGGGGGCCAGCAGCATTGCCTTGAAGATCAGCTCAAGGGCCTCGACCTTGAAGGCGCGATCCGTCAATACCTCAACCGCGCTCACCTCAAAGACCGGGCCGACGGGTGTCCCTCCGCGGCCTTATTACCGGAAATCGCCCGCCAGCCCCTGTCTACAAGGCAAGATTACGAGAAAGCGTTGCGAAGGTACGTTGCGACTTTGGCCGCGTTGCTTCCGGGTGCAGATTCCACGGCGAACCACCGCCGTGCGACGGCGATCTTCGGGCTCATGGTCGGCACCCTGCAATTCGCGCGGGCCGTGCCCGACGCGAGAGAGGCGCAGCAGATCCTGGATGGCGGCGTTGAAGCCGCGATGCACTTGGCGCGACCCCCATCAGCCTAG
- a CDS encoding nucleotidyltransferase domain-containing protein — protein sequence MEFQELNNDQRREVVNSQQRFQALRAAKEAYDAHRGSVTWVKSKGHEYLARSYYDKAGLRKQSSLGARSPETEKMKADFEAKRAAAEDRLKNLRDTMERQSAINRALGLGRVPLIGARIIRALDGFGMLGSGIRILGTNAIYAYEASSGVRVDPGLATTEDIDLLFDARGGLTFVADDDVSESSLLKILQRVDTSFERTKQTFRAVNRDGYLVDLIKPMRSPPWKKVPDKVGSDPEDLTAVQIEGLHWLQNSPAFEAVAIDEKGEPVRIVAPDPRVWAAHKLWLSRRSDREPLKRQRDAAQAEAVGALVANYLTYLPFDAEQLRMLPKEVVNSAAPLFVKKDAAARA from the coding sequence ATGGAATTTCAAGAGCTTAACAATGATCAGCGCCGCGAGGTAGTCAACAGCCAGCAGCGCTTCCAAGCGCTGCGGGCCGCCAAGGAGGCGTATGACGCGCATCGCGGTTCAGTGACCTGGGTGAAGTCCAAAGGCCACGAATATCTCGCCCGAAGCTACTATGACAAAGCCGGCCTGCGAAAGCAAAGCTCGCTCGGGGCGCGGTCTCCCGAAACCGAAAAGATGAAGGCCGACTTCGAGGCTAAGCGCGCTGCGGCTGAAGATCGTTTGAAGAATCTGCGTGACACGATGGAGCGACAATCTGCGATCAATCGTGCACTTGGCTTGGGTCGCGTACCCCTGATCGGAGCTCGGATCATACGAGCTCTCGACGGCTTCGGGATGTTGGGCTCCGGCATTCGGATTCTTGGAACAAACGCGATCTACGCTTATGAAGCCTCTTCCGGCGTCAGAGTCGATCCGGGCCTGGCCACGACGGAAGATATCGACCTTCTGTTTGACGCGCGGGGCGGGCTTACCTTCGTAGCCGACGACGACGTCTCCGAATCTTCGCTCTTGAAGATACTTCAACGCGTCGACACCAGCTTCGAACGCACTAAGCAGACGTTTCGAGCTGTGAACCGCGACGGCTATCTCGTCGATCTGATCAAGCCCATGCGGAGCCCTCCTTGGAAGAAGGTTCCCGACAAGGTCGGCTCGGACCCCGAAGACCTGACTGCCGTTCAAATCGAAGGGCTCCATTGGCTGCAGAATTCTCCAGCTTTCGAGGCGGTCGCGATCGACGAAAAGGGCGAACCGGTGCGCATCGTCGCCCCAGATCCGCGGGTTTGGGCTGCCCATAAGCTTTGGTTGTCCCGACGTTCGGACAGGGAGCCGCTCAAGCGCCAACGAGATGCAGCACAGGCGGAAGCCGTGGGTGCTCTCGTCGCGAACTATCTCACTTACCTGCCGTTCGACGCAGAGCAGCTAAGGATGCTCCCCAAAGAAGTGGTAAACAGCGCGGCGCCGCTTTTTGTTAAGAAAGACGCCGCTGCGCGGGCCTAG
- a CDS encoding GNAT family N-acetyltransferase, with amino-acid sequence MSKPHWRPASTTDTAAIIAIAERIHPDLFERPDVFAEKMRLCPDGCRVLVGDEGIVGYGLAHPWKQYQIPPLDCFLASLPDDADCLYVHDVAVLPFARGGVAAAYIRTLDQLARSSGAVLALVSVYATRPLWEQFGFRSVTTDAELRAKLACYGEAATYMLWDLAAAQPPRPPTPNNDIRIS; translated from the coding sequence GTGAGCAAGCCTCATTGGCGTCCGGCCAGCACGACCGACACTGCTGCGATCATCGCGATCGCAGAGCGCATCCATCCCGATCTTTTTGAGCGGCCTGACGTGTTTGCGGAGAAGATGCGGCTTTGTCCCGACGGCTGCCGCGTGCTCGTCGGGGATGAAGGGATAGTCGGCTACGGCCTTGCCCACCCCTGGAAGCAGTATCAGATTCCGCCGCTCGATTGCTTCCTAGCAAGCTTGCCCGACGATGCGGACTGCCTCTACGTGCACGACGTTGCCGTGTTGCCCTTCGCCCGCGGTGGTGTAGCAGCCGCCTATATCCGGACTCTCGATCAACTCGCACGCTCGTCGGGGGCAGTTCTAGCGTTGGTCTCGGTCTATGCCACGCGGCCGCTATGGGAACAGTTCGGCTTTCGGTCCGTCACGACGGATGCGGAATTGCGCGCAAAGTTAGCGTGCTACGGCGAAGCTGCGACCTATATGCTCTGGGATCTCGCTGCAGCGCAGCCTCCTCGCCCTCCCACGCCAAATAACGACATCAGAATCAGCTGA